A region of the Gadus morhua chromosome 1, gadMor3.0, whole genome shotgun sequence genome:
cgcccccctcctctccgccAGCGAAGCAGAGCTCCTCGCTGTGGGAGGGGGAGCTGATGCTGTCGATGCCGCTGTCCCGATTGGCCACCTTGCCCTCTgtgtggggctgggggagggacaAGCGCTCGCACGtcgcatctgattggctgctcccCAGCTGCTCCTCATCCCTCATCTCCATGGTAACCAGAGGGTCCAGGTGTCTCTCGGAGGCGCTGTAACCCGACTCCCGAGACAGACGCTTCTCACGCTCTTCATCCTTagcctcatcctcatcctcagcctcatcctcctccgcctgacctttgacctccgcctgacctttgacctccgcctccgggggaggggctgaggatgaggatggtggaggaggtgacggagCAGGGAGTCTGAGAGGAACCACGATGAGCTgttccctacacacacacacacacacacacacacacacacacacacacacacacacaccacacacacacacacacacacaaacacacagagtcaaTACCCGCTGTAATGTACAATACTACGTTACAAGTAACCAGTACTGGTGATTCACTGGTAACATTCTGGTAtcagtcagccaatcagcactCACCTTTCAAACTTCTCGATGAGTGACAGGACTCCCGCAGGGGGCGGACTCTcggggcccctcccctccctgggaAGAGATGGGAGGGGCTGACAggccagggggcgtggcctcaaTCCTGATTTCTGCTGCAGATAGGCCGGCTTGGGCGGAActgggagagaaagaagagttACCTaccacacccccaccacaccaGCATAACCAGTACACTCCCTAAATCGGCCCCCACCACACCAGCATAACCAGTACACTCCCTAAACCAGCCCCCACCACACCAGCATAACCAGTACACTCCCTAAACCGGTCCCCACCACACCAGCATAACCAGGACACTCCATAAGTGTACTGGTCAGACAGGCCGCTCTGCTGACCCCAAAGCAGTTCAACAGGTTCAGCTTCACAACCTCGTCGCGGTCTCACCTACAGACAGCAGCGATCGTGGAGAACGAGTCTCATTGCTTTGAATAAGCTGGATGGTTCTCTGGTCTCAGGTGGAACCCCTGAAGCTGAATGGTTCTACGGTCTCAGGTGGAACCCCTGAAGCTGAATGGTTCTACGGTCTAAGGTAGAACCCCTGAAGCTGAATGGTTCTCTGGTCTCAGGTAGAACCCCTGAAGCTGAATGGTTCTCTGGTCTCAGGTAGAACCCCTGAAGCTGAACGGTTCTCTGGTCTCACTGAGATCCCCTGAAGCTGAATGGTTCTAACATGGTCTCAGGTAGACCCCTGAAGCTGAATGGTTTTACGATCTCAGGTAGAACCCCTGAAGCTGAATGGTTCTACGGTCTCAGGTAGAACCCCTGAAGCTGAATGGTTCTACTGGTCTCAGGTAGAACCCCTGAAGCTGAATGGTTCTACGGTCTCAAGTAGAACCCCTGAAGCTGAACGGTTCTACGGTCTAAGGTAGAACCCCTGAAGCTGAACGGTTCTACGGTCTCAGGTAGAACCCATGAAGCTGAATGGTTCTACGGTCTAAGGTAGAACCCCTGAAGCTGAATGGTTCTATAGTCTCAGGTAGAACCCCTGAAGCTGAATGGTTCTACGGTCTCAGGCAGAACCCCTGAAGCTGAACGGTTCTACGGTCTAAGGTAGAACCCCTGAAGCTGAATGGTTCTACAGTCTAAGATAGAACCCCTGAAGCTGAATGGTTCTAACATGGTCTCAGGTAGAACCCCTGAAGATGAATGGTTCTACAGTCTCAGGTAGAACCCCTGAAGCTGAATGGTTCTAACATGGGCTTCTGGGCTGGAACAACCGACCCCATCCTGCTCAGATGTAACGGTCTCGATAAAGAATTGAACTAGAAACACTACCTTATAGAAATCGAAAGTAAAAATGGTTCAACTGGGTGATGTTTCAGGGGCAAGAGACAGACCACACCTCCTTGCTTCCTATTGGTTGATAACCGGTGATGATCTAAGCGTCTGACTAGACAACCAATGTTGTGTCTGCACTGAAACCTATCTTTAGTCCATCTAGATGTTCCGTTGCGTACCTCCGGTTCTACGTGCCATCACATAGAACCAAAACCTGAGTCTGCTACACCCACCCCTGTCTGGCTGTGAATCCCACCCCCTAAACCTGACCCCCTGACTCTACCCCctctggaaggggggggggggtctggttcCTTCTCATCTCATCGACCAACAACATGAGGATGACCGTAGGAGGATGGGAACCTCGTGGTTTGGGCCCCGGGGCGGGTCTGCTCCTGGTCTGAGGTGCTGGCCCCCCCGAGAGGTGCGACCCTTCTTCTGGCTCCGGGGGTTCTGGCTGcacaggggggggtgggggacctGGACCGCGGTCCTGGTCTTCAGAGCAGGAGGGTtccagggagggggggccaGAGGGGTCCAGGGAGgaggggccggagggggggcCAGAGgggtccagggagggggggtcggAGGGGTCCAAGGGGAGACTCTTTGATAACAAGCTGGGAGATGAGGgacctggagacagagagagatacagtcagacacgcagacagacatacagacagacagacagacagacagacgcccagaaagacagacagacatgcagacagacatgcagacagactgACATGCAGAAAGTTGGACTGacgacacaaagacagacagacggacatgcagacaaacagacgcgcagacagacagaaaggcaggcaggcagacaaacatgcagacagacagacacacagacagacagaaaggcaggcagacaaacatgcagacagacaaacatgcacacagacatacactcaaacagacagacatgcagacagacagagacgcaGACAGCAAAcggaaaggcagacagacagacacgctgacaggcaggccgacagacagatcTTCCTCTGGGCGAAACTCATCAAAAATTGCTGTAATGGTTGCCAGGGCAACCATGATAAACTGttactgaccgacagagagatgGTACTTAACACTCGTacacacgtgtgcatgtgcgtgtgtgtgtgtgtgtttgtgtgtgtctcgacGATGCTGACTAGCACATCTTCTATTGAAATTCCGCTTCAGCTCATCGCTGCTGCagcaacaaccccccccccccaccccaaccagaCCACGCCCACTTTACGGTTATCATCGATGTTCGCTGGCGACCAAGAGCCGCAAATCACAGACCTCACACAACGACGACATTTAGAACATATTGCATAGAATAAACCATTCgtattaaagagagagagagagagcgcgcgagagagagggagagcgagagcgagagagagggcgcgggagcgagagacacacacacatctgtcagTCGCGCTGAACATCTAGCCTCCATCATTGCGGCGAGATGTCGGTAAAACATCTGGGGCTCCAGAGTCGCTCCATCCTATGGAATGAGAGTGACATGTCGCGATCGATAGAGTGATACAGAGTGATAAGAGTAATGACTCACCCCGCAGCAGACTGGTCTTGTCCATATACATCGCGCAGCAAAATACAAATCCTGTCATCAAACCAGTGGAGGGAGAACTGGTCTCCCGGTCGCTCCACCACGAAACCCGCAGCGACCTCTCCAGTCCCGCTACACCACAGAGGATACACACCGACACATCTATGGAGATATATAATCTGGATCTATACACCGAGCTACATCCTCTAGACCTATAGAGATACACCGAGCTACATcctctagatctatagagataGAGCGAGCTACATCCTCCAGATCTATAGAGATAGACCGAACCGATCAGAGCGCTGCCCGCTGCTGGCGCCCAGTCAGCCGCATCACCGACACTAGGTCACCGctagggggagagcgagagagagagatgagagagagagagagacgagagagagagagagagagagagagagagagagagagagagagagagagagagagagagagagagagagagagagagagagagagagagagagagagagagagagagagacgagagagagagagagagagagagagagagagagagagagagagagagagagagagagagagagagagagagagagagagagagagagagagagagagagaagagagagagagagagagacgagagatagagagagagagagagagagagagatgagagagagagagagagacgagagagagagagagagagagagagagagagagagagagagagagagagagagagacgagagagatgagagagaagagagagagagagaggatgagagagagagactgagagaggagagagagagagagagagaggagagagagagagagagagaatcggtTTTCACTCTGATCAGAAACGAGTCATCACGTGACTGCTCTAATTCGTTTCCTTGACAACCCTTTCAGTGAATTAAATATCAAAATAAGATAGTGCTCAGGAGTGTTAAATCGTATCTATTTCTTTATTAagatgatacacacacacaccaccgtcTAGCCGCATTTTTCATAACTCACGGCTCCTGcacgcaatgcattgtgggacaACCACTGTCTTCTACTGGAGCTCCCCAGTACAACCAGTGGTAAGTTTGTATTTTATGAACATCTggttgtaaaaatatatataaatcaaatACCAGCagaatataacataacattaaTATAGAGAATATTATTTAATAGCTACTCCCATACCCACTTCTTTAACTCGCCTGGTTCATCTAGTAACTAACCTATCACTTATATAACTTACCTGGTTTCCCACTTCAGTCCCTGAATGATTAAAGTATTGGTGATTCTGTAGTTCTGAGACAGAAGCAGTATTGGTGATTCTGTAGTTCTGAGACGGTAGCAGTATTGGTTATCCTGTAGTTCTGAGACTGCTGAAGTTTTGGTGATTCTGTAGTTGAGTGTGGGGTCAGGTGAAGTACTGGTGATTCTGTAGTTGAGTGTGGGGTCAGGTGAAGTACTGGTGATTCTGTAGTTGAGTGTGGGGTCAGGTGAAGTACTGGTGATTCTGTAGTTGAGTGTGGGGTCAGGTGAAGTGCTAGTGATTGTGTAGTTGAGTACTGTGGGGTCAGGTGAAGTGCTAGTGATTGTGTAGTTGAGTACTGTGGGGTCAGGTGAAGTGCTGGTGATTGTGTAGTTGAGTACTGTGGGGTCAGGTGAAGTGCTGGTGATTGTGTAGTTGAGTGGGTCAGGTGAGGTACTGGTGATTGTGTAGTTTGAGTGTGGGGTTTCAGGTCTTCGCAGGCTGGAGGGAGTCCGATGGGGGTGAGCCCAGCGTCAGTAAGGCTTGCTAGCACCGAGCAGCAAAATGTGCCAGGAGGTGGATGTTACATATTAAGACAACACTAAGATCACAAAACTTTTATTCAATTAAAATGACTCTTAAGTCAAActgtgcttgtgggtgtgtgtgtgtgtctgtgtgtgtgtgtgtgtctgtgtgtgtgtgtgtgtctgtgtgtgtgtgtgtgtgttgtgtgtgtgtgatattgtgtctgtgttattgtgtctgtgtgtctgtgtgtctgtgtgtgtgtgtttttgaatgtgaggctctgttattgtgtgtgaatatgtatctgtgcatctgtgtgtttgttattgtttgggATTGTTTGTGGTGTTGTGCGTCTCTGAAAGTCTGCTTCTCAGACGGTACCGAGGCTGAGACATCATTCCGGGGTCATGGTGGCgttgaggaagaggaacagTATGACCAGTACAACGGTGGATGGAacatggaggggaggagagagagagagagagagagagagaaagagtgagacccATGTTAACATCTCACACAATTTCAGACAAAGTCTTGGTAGTCAAACATGAAccccaaatacacacatgccaaaAATCAGTATGTATATCGTAGTTTAAAGTATccttatattaataataatcagtATGTGAATCCTAGTTTAaagtacacacgtacacacacacacaccatgtgaacaaacaaagacacacctgTCCCTCCTCAACCAGGAAGCTGTACACTTCGGGGGCGGGACAAATAGTTAGAGGGGCGGGTCTAGTATATCGCTGGGAGCGTGTACGTCTAGGAGGAGGGGCATCCAGTAACAGCAAAGTATTCTGGGAGCTTTCTGTTGATGTGTCCAAAGGACCggtaaaaacaaaacacacacacacacctgagaggTGAGACATGAAGGCCCCTCTCTGAGTGGTGAGACAGGTTATTATGTCCAATTAAATCTGATGCCAAGTTACCTTTCTCTGAGCGGTGAGACAGGTCGGAGTTGGTCGGAGGACGGAGTACGTGTTCCTGACGACGAGAGGTCTCGTCGTCTCTAAGGGTAAGAAAGTTTTAACATGAAGAATAGTGTGTTGATCTAGTTGTCCTGGTAACAACATGAGAATAGTGTGTTGATCTGGCCGTCATGGCAACCACATGAGAATAGTTTGTTGATCTAGTCTTCATGGTAACAACATGAGAACAATGTGTTGATCTGGCCGCCATGGTAACAACATGAGAATAGTGTCTTGATCTGGTCGCCGTGGTAGCAACATGAGAATAGTGTCTTGATCTGGTCGCCGTGGTAGCAACATGAGAATAGTGTCTTGATCTGGTCGCCGTGGTAACATGAGAGTAGTACGTTGATCTGGTCGTCGTGGTAACATGGGCGAGGAAGAGTATGTAAaacctcctttctcctccacatGTCTTCCTCCCcacttctgctcctcctgcgctctgcagacagacagacagacagacagacagacagacagacagacagacagacagacagacagacagacagacagaaacagaccaCTGTGTGAGTGGAGTCAGACTGACACCTGTGTGAGTGCAGATTGACAGCTACCCGTGTGTGAGGGCAGTCAGActggtacctgtgtgtgtgagtgcagtcAGAcaggtacctgtgtgtgtgagggccagCTGCAGGCTGTGCTGGGTGTCTCTGAGCTGGGCCAGGACCAGCAGACTGTCCTGGGTCGGGTCTCTGTAGCGCAGGGCTGCCAGCACCAGGATCAGGACTCCCAGAGTCCCCATGATCCTCCGGAGGACCGCCACGTACTCGGTCACCAGCTCCTGTATGTAGCATTAGCATAGCATCACTACAGTACTGCTACAGTACTACTCCTGGGTCACCAGCCCCTGTATGTAGCATTAGCATAGCATCACTACAGTACTGCTACAGTACTACTCCTGGGTCACCAGTTCCTGTATGTAGCATTAGCATAGCATCACTACAGTACTGCTACAGTACTACTCCTGGGTCACCAGCTCCTGTATGTAGCATTAGCATCACTACAGTACTGCTACAGTACTACTACCGGGTCACCAGTTCCTGTATGTAGCATTAGCATAGCATCACTACAGTACTGCTACAGTATTACTCCTGGGTCACCAGCCCCTGTATGTAGCATTAGCATAACTACAGTACTGCTACAGGGTCAACAGCTCCTGTTGCGTTAGCATAGCATCCCcactacactactactactaatggGTCATCAGCTCCTCTAGTGTTAGCATAGCATcactactacactacactactactactggGTCACCAGCTCCTAGAGTAGAAACATAGTACTAGTACAACCAAAACACCATACTGGGTCATCAGCTCCTGCACTAGGGACATAGTATTACAACCATAGTGTGAGTGAGTAAGCgggtgagtaagtgagtgtaGGTTAGCTGTAGTACTAGATAGTAGAAGTactaaccatgtgtgtgtgggtagtaGTACTAGGAGTTGGTACCAGTAATAGTAGTactaaccatgtgtgtgtgggtagtaGTACTAGGAGTTTGTACCAGTAATAGTAGTactaaccatgtgtgtgtgtgtgcggtagtAGTACTAGGAGTTGTACCAGTAATAGTAGTACTaaccatgcgtgtgtgtggtagtaGTACTAGGAGTTGGTACCAGTAATAGTAGTactaaccatgtgtgtgtgggtagtaGTATTAGGAGTTGGTACTAGTAATAGTAGTACTAAACCATGCGTGTGTGGGTAGTAGTACTAGGAGTTGGTACCAGTAATAGTAGTACTAACATGTGTGGTAAGCAGGGTTGCTGAGTCCATGACATACTGGTAGATGAGTCGCTCCaggcacacattaacacacaccaaGCCTAGTAACACCAACCTACACACAtaagtagggaggaggagatgaggagaggtaggaggaggaggtggaggaggaggagcagcagggtcgacaagaggaggagcagggtacCTAGAGCGGGCCGTGTGGGGGGTGCAGGTGAGGAGGAAGGCGGTGCAGAGGCCGGCCGCGTTTGTAGAGGCGGAGCTCAGGGTGTGGGCCTCCAGGAGCACGAAGCTCTGCAGGAAGGAGATCCGGTTGAAGAGCTCCGACAGGACCACCTGCTGCTCCCTGGAGGAGTCCGTCACCTGGGAGAACAGCTCCCTCACCCCTACGCACCGCCATGATTCAGAAGACCCGTTAATAAACCCATTTATTACGGCCATCGTAGAATATCAGAAGTATCGTTATACGATTACTGCAATAGGGTGAGTACCCTGTGAGCACTCTCTGAGtcggtgagtgagtgaatgagtgagagggtgagtaccCTGTGAGGACTCTCTGAAGTGATGAGGGTGAGTACCCTGGGAGGACCTCTCTGAGtcggggagtgagtgagtgaggagggCGAGTACCCTGTGAGGACTCTCTGAgtcggtgagtgagtgagtgagagggtgagtaccCTGTGAGGACTCTCTGAgtggggagtgagtgagtgagagggtgaataCCCTGTGAGGACTCTGAgtcggtgagtgagtgagagggtgagtaccCTGTGAGGACTCTCTGATGGTGTGCTGCAGCTCCTGTCCGTTGAGGAGGATCTGGTCCTGGGCCAGCAGGGCGGAGCTCTGGGCCTCCAACAGGTCCTCAGTTAGCAGCCTTGTGGAGCTCAGCTGCTCGGCAACGCTGGCCGACGCCTCCgtcaggctacacacacacacacacacacacacacacacacacacacacacacacacacacacacacacacacacacacacacacacacacacacacacacggtagacCTACTGGTTCTACCTGTGCATAGTGGTAGACCTACTGGTTCTACCAGTGCATGGTGGTAGACCTACTGGTACACCTACTGGGCCTACCTGTGCATGCTGGTCTCGGCTCTGAGCTGCCAGGCCTCCGACTGCAGGAAGTGACAGATGGAAAGCGTATGTGTGAAGAACTCTGTGAAGGCGTTGAACGCCACGGCGTCCATGTCGGCGGTACACTCGCTGAGCTCTGCCCCCTCGGGCATGCTGGGAACTCACGGCCGGACCTGCGAGACAAGTATCATGTAGTCGACTTTAATACATTTACTCGCCAAGAAACAACTTGAGACCTTCAGTCATCATAGGTCCTCTGTGGAGGTAAACGTACACTTCATGTTATTATATTTCTTCATCTAAATTGCAGACTGTTTCGATTACAGAGTCAGATCAAGGTCAGAGCATTAGGTGAAGCTTAGTAAAGATCTCCCATGAAGTTAAATATAAGTATGGCAACACatctataatatatacattgactg
Encoded here:
- the LOC115540243 gene encoding uncharacterized protein LOC115540243, with translation MPEGAELSECTADMDAVAFNAFTEFFTHTLSICHFLQSEAWQLRAETSMHSLTEASASVAEQLSSTRLLTEDLLEAQSSALLAQDQILLNGQELQHTIRESSQGVRELFSQVTDSSREQQVVLSELFNRISFLQSFVLLEAHTLSSASTNAAGLCTAFLLTCTPHTARSRLVLLGLVCVNVCLERLIYQYVMDSATLLTTHGAGDRVRGGPPEDHGDSGSPDPGAGSPALQRPDPGQSAGPGPAQRHPAQPAAGPHTHRAQEEQKWGGRHVEEKGETTRPLVVRNTYSVLRPTPTCLTAQRKPRYRLRSRLSETHNTTNNPKQ